Proteins from a single region of Anthonomus grandis grandis chromosome 10, icAntGran1.3, whole genome shotgun sequence:
- the LOC126741397 gene encoding elastin-like isoform X2 — protein MNGLLIVTLCSFAVALANPGGVGLAGGLGLGGGLGLAGGLGLAHGGIAAGGLVAPGVAAGAVLAPGVSTGAVLAPATSAGAIAAGPAQAGSIVAGPASAGAISAGPASAGAISVGPASAGGISAGIATTGAITAGLASPGLIAPAIAAPAAIAAPALGVGLGGVGVGGVGLGGVGLGGVGLGGVGLGGVGLGAGVITNGGGSIGVSGHGAVVSGPPTAPAAIVGPAGAVKADGLWGPTLAGGLGHKGLLH, from the exons ATGAACGGTttg ctCATCGTCACCCTTTGTTCCTTTGCTGTAGCCCTCGCCAATCCAGGTGGAGTTGGCTTGGCTGGCGGTTTAGGCTTGGGCGGTGGCTTAGGTTTGGCTGGAGGTTTGGGCTTGGCACATGGAGGTATTGCTGCTGGAGGTCTTGTTGCTCCAGGTGTAGCCGCTGGTGCTGTCTTAGCTCCTGGTGTATCTACTGGCGCCGTTTTGGCTCCAGCCACTTCTGCTg gtgCTATTGCAGCTGGACCCGCTCAAGCCGGTTCAATTGTTGCCGGACCTGCCTCTGCTGGTGCCATCTCCGCTGGTCCCGCCTCAGCTGGTGCCATTTCCGTAGGACCGGCTAGTGCCGGTGGTATCTCTGCTGGTATCGCTACCACTGGTGCCATCACTGCTGGTCTTGCCAGTCCAGGACTCATTGCCCCAGCTATTGCTGCACCTGCTGCCATCGCTGCTCCTGCTCTTGGCGTCGGTCTCGGTGGCGTTGGTGTTGGAGGCGTCGGTCTTGGCGGCGTTGGTCTTGGAGGCGTCGGTCTTGGTGGCGTTGGTCTTGGAGGCGTCGGTCTTGGTGCTG GTGTAATTACTAATGGAGGAGGCTCAATCGGAGTTAGTGGACATGGTGCTGTGGTTTCCGGACCCCCAACTGCTCCAGCAGCTATTGTAGGACCAGCTGGAGCTGTAAAAGCTGACGGTCTCTGGGGACCTACACTTGCTGGAGGTCTTGGACATAAAGGTCTCCTTCACTAA
- the LOC126741397 gene encoding uncharacterized protein LOC126741397 isoform X1: MNGLLIVTLCSFAVALANPGGVGLAGGLGLGGGLGLAGGLGLAHGGIAAGGLVAPGVAAGAVLAPGVSTGAVLAPATSAGAIAAGPAQAGSIVAGPASAGAISAGPASAGAISVGPASAGGISAGIATTGAITAGLASPGLIAPAIAAPAAIAAPALGVGLGGVGVGGVGLGGVGLGGVGLGGVGLGGVGLGAGLGAGVITNGGGSIGVSGHGAVVSGPPTAPAAIVGPAGAVKADGLWGPTLAGGLGHKGLLH, translated from the exons ATGAACGGTttg ctCATCGTCACCCTTTGTTCCTTTGCTGTAGCCCTCGCCAATCCAGGTGGAGTTGGCTTGGCTGGCGGTTTAGGCTTGGGCGGTGGCTTAGGTTTGGCTGGAGGTTTGGGCTTGGCACATGGAGGTATTGCTGCTGGAGGTCTTGTTGCTCCAGGTGTAGCCGCTGGTGCTGTCTTAGCTCCTGGTGTATCTACTGGCGCCGTTTTGGCTCCAGCCACTTCTGCTg gtgCTATTGCAGCTGGACCCGCTCAAGCCGGTTCAATTGTTGCCGGACCTGCCTCTGCTGGTGCCATCTCCGCTGGTCCCGCCTCAGCTGGTGCCATTTCCGTAGGACCGGCTAGTGCCGGTGGTATCTCTGCTGGTATCGCTACCACTGGTGCCATCACTGCTGGTCTTGCCAGTCCAGGACTCATTGCCCCAGCTATTGCTGCACCTGCTGCCATCGCTGCTCCTGCTCTTGGCGTCGGTCTCGGTGGCGTTGGTGTTGGAGGCGTCGGTCTTGGCGGCGTTGGTCTTGGAGGCGTCGGTCTTGGTGGCGTTGGTCTTGGAGGCGTCGGTCTTGGTGCTGGTCTTGGTGCTG GTGTAATTACTAATGGAGGAGGCTCAATCGGAGTTAGTGGACATGGTGCTGTGGTTTCCGGACCCCCAACTGCTCCAGCAGCTATTGTAGGACCAGCTGGAGCTGTAAAAGCTGACGGTCTCTGGGGACCTACACTTGCTGGAGGTCTTGGACATAAAGGTCTCCTTCACTAA